The window ATTGTCTAAAAATATATCATGAAGCGAAGCACCAAACATTTGAGGCGTCTGCATTTGCCCCCATCCGCTGGATATTGTTTTTATGTAGGTAAAGCTTCCTGTTTGCCAAGAGGTGTCGATACCATTTGCTTTTTCAAGCCGCACACGCCAGTAATACACCGTGCTGTCTTGGTTCAATAAACTCATATAAACATTGGCCAACTGTGAGGCATTTACTTTACTTACATTCCAATTAGATTTGAATTGATAATTGGTGTCGAGTTGGAATATAAATACAGCATTCCCAAATTTGGAATTACTTTGCTGGGCTTGCAATTTCAGAGGGTTTTCATTTACGATAGCATAATTATAGGGAAATACAATATTAGCTCCTGTAGCAGGGATATCATATTTTAAGGTTGCTTTGTTATTGCCATATTTACTGGCATACTCTATTATTCTTGGGTTTGGTGTTGGATTAATAGTTACTTCAAAAGTATTGGGTCCTTGGGTACTGGCATCTTTCGATTTAATCCAGTAGTAATATTCTTGTTTCCATTTTGGTGGCAATACAATACTGTCGGGGTAATTAATTATTTGGCCATTGGGGAGTATCCGTTTTACACGAAGTATTACACTATCGCTAGTAGACTTCCCTTTATTATAAGCATCAATTTTAATCGCGAAAGAGTCACTTACCGCTGTAATACCTTGCGGGTATATAGATAATGAAAAAGGTAATACCTTGTCATTGGTAGGTAAATAATAGTCGGGACCACTGGGTGAGAAAAATTTAAGTGCAGGGTCACCTTCCCAAATCAATTGTCGGCTATGCATCAATGCAAATTCATCTGTTCTCCCATTTTGATAATTTTCGATAGCTTTTTTAGCAATTTGGCCAAAAGTTTTTCCATAACTTTCTTTAAAGGTTTGGGTATAAACATTTATGCCCAGTTGCTCCAAGTCGGATGAGAAGCCAAAAGCAGTATTGGCCATCCAGCCAATGGCTCCGCGGCCTTGTGCAAATAGCCATTCTTCTCCTTTCGAATCTTGATAGGGGTCGAAACAATTGCCCAATTGGCAACCTGCAAAAAACATTACTGGTAATTTCCCTTGATTCTTAAGAATACCAAGAAGGGTATCTCCCAAATCAACTTCTAAAATATTAGTAGAGCCATGGCCAAAATAATAAGTAAAGCCCAATCCTTGGTTCAATAATACTTGTGAAGGTTTAGCGAAAGAATTGGTAACCGGCTGGGGTTCGTATTTATACAAGGAAGTTACACTGGCTCCCAATGAATCTCCTTCCGCTATATTTTGTAAGTTACTCAATACGGCTTTAAAATTGGCAGCTTGCCCAGCGTTAATACCACCACCTAAATGCAAAATCTTTTTATGCCATGCATCATCGGTATTATTTCTGCCTCCTTCGTACTGTACAATTTTGTTCAGGTAATTATATACATGCATATCGTCGTAAGCAGGTATACGACCTGTGGCTATGCCGGGGCCAAGTTGTGTGCCATCAAGACCCGAAGTAAGAAATACATCACTACCGGGATAACCCCAAGTGGGAATAAGGTCGGAATTAAGAAATACTTGTTTACCAGCATCTAAAGTACGAGCAAAATAATATAAATAACCTTTGCCCAATAACAATAAGTGTTCAGGTTTTTTATTGTTATAAGTAAGCATATAGTCGGCAAAATGGCGGATGGCCAATGGACTATGATAGCCATAATAAAACTGGTCGTATAATTCATCAATCCATACCAATAAAGGTTTGGTATTTATGGAATCCTTTGCCCTATAATCTCTAAAAGCCTTAGAACTATTCATCAGTTTTTTGTGACAAACCATCAGATAATTACATCCTGCACTGGTATCAATCTTGGCCATCGTAACGGGTTGCAGTCCCTCGATCGTTTTATAGGCACTATTACCGCACACATATAACCTGCGTATATCGGAAGCACCGGGTATAATAGCTTGTAAGTAGTTTCCATTTAGTGTTGGAATTATTTTATAGCCGTTGTCAACATCATATATGGCTGCTCCGTTATCAGCTAAATTGGTAAAGTTTACATAAGTTTCGTTCCCACCTTTGCCCTCATATTTTAATGATAGCGAGTTGGAATAACGTAAGTTAAATTTGCGTGGATACGTTAATGATATATAAGCAATGGCTTGGTTGTCGACTTTTAAGTTTTTAATAGGTACGGTATCCATAAAATATACCATCGAATCGAAATGGAAACTATCCTGTGGCAAACTTAACTTTACATGCATACGGTCGAACATTCCAAAGGTAGTATCAAGGACGGTCTTAAATTTTTTATTGTCTTTGCTTATTTTTATAGTACTATAATGAAATATATTATTTGAAGCATTTATATCCTGCGATTTTCCATAGAACTCAGTTTCCAAAACAGGTGATGCTTCTGAAGAATCGTAATCGAGCATTTTAAAAGTAGCTTTGCTTTTTTTGCTTTTTTGTAGCAATCCAGTCATATATCCTTCGCCTTGGGTGAAATCTGACAGTTCTAAGTAATCTGTAGAAGTAGGGGCCCGATACCAAAAATCCCAGTAGGCAAATAACTCGGTATGTTTAAAATACGCTTCGGCAGTATAACTAGCATAGTTTGTCTTGTTTACTTCGGTATACCTTTTTCCAACAGTGTTGCCACCCCAGCAAATAAAGTACATAGCCGTATCGGTATAAAAACTTCTATAACTATGGGGTTGGTCGGCAGGATTTGTATATAATGCTTTGTCTAGGACGCCATCATTTCTATTGCCATAAAACTCTATATAATCGCTGCTGCCCATGCTGCTGCCTGTAGTTGAAACAAAAATGGGTTGCTCATTGCCTTGATAAAATAATTGAAAATTGTTTGGTTTTATTTGTGCGATATCGGCGGCACTTATTCCAGCATTTGTAAAGTCGCTGTAATTGATGCGGTACATTCCCTCGCTGGTTACCCTAATTTTAAAGTAACGTTTGCCGAAATCAATCCATTCGTTACCAAAACGTAAGTTCTGAGAATAGCTGTTGCAAATGATAAACACGGAACAGCATAAACAAAATATTTGTTTGTAAAATTTATTTTTCATACCTAGTGTGCAAAATTATACTACGAAATTCGGAATAAAAAAAGAAAAATTTTGATTTGTAAGTTTTAAATAAATAAAGAAAATTGGTATTAATCTGTAGACAGAAAAAAATGGGAAAAGGTTTAGAGGGGAAAGTAAATTCCTTGAAATACCAAGCGTTTCAGTTGATTGGTGATTTTAGTTGTAGATATGCTGTGTGTAATTCGTAGTGCAAGCCTTACAAATTTTCCAAAAGTGCAGAACTTTTGGAAAGTTATAGAATTACAAAATCTTCTTCATCCACTTATGAGGTATCACACCGAACAGCAGAATACCGTCTCCAGTAATTTGATAACCATGGCTCAGATAAAAATTAATTGCGTTTTCGCGTGCTTGAAGAATAATTTTTTTTACGCCTTGTTTCTTTCCTTCAACTTCCAAATACTGTAATACTTTGCCACCCATCCCTTTGCCCTGCATCAAAGGGCTTGCAGCCATGTATCGTATTTGTGCAGTATCTCCATCAATTAAATGCAGGCGGCCAACAGCTACTATTTCATCGTTGAGTATGGCAGCAGCGTGGGTCGATGTTTCATCGCTGGGGTCTATTTCGCTCCCCTCAATTTGTTGCCAGGGTTTGCGTAGCACCTCATAGCGTAGCTGATAATATTGCTCCCATAAAATTTCGCTGTCGGGGCATTTCACTATTGGTGCATTTTCGGTGTACATTTGCAGAGGTTTTAACTATTTCTGTGGGCAAAAATAACAACAATAATGGTATTGTATACTCTACCGATCCTGATTTTATAAAGGAAGGAGCAGGTGAGGCAGTAGAACAAACCCCGTTAGCTACGCAACAAAAACTTAAAATTTTTACCGATAGCAAACATCGTGCAGGCAAGGTTGTAACCTTGGTGCAAGGGTTTGTAGGCAGAGCGGAAGATTTAGAAAAATTGGCCAAAACACTAAAAAATTTTTGCGGTAGCGGGGGTAGTTTCAAGGAAGGAGAAATTATCATACAAGGAAAACATACCGAAAAAATAATAAAAAAACTTACTGAACTGAAATATCAAATTAAATGAAATATATATATATTATACTTACCTGTTTTGCTTTATGCTTTGGTGCATGCAAAAACAATGGTGCCAGCAGCGATAAAAATTCTCAAGACTCTGCTGCCAAAGTGCTTGACAGCATGAAGCTGGATTCCATAAATCCTGGAATTAAAAGGTTTGAAATAGAGAAAGGGGTTATGTCGATGAAATCTTTTTTCAGCAATCAGTTATTGCTAGATAGAACTATATATTTTGATCGCTATGGGGCTAGATTGGTGATAATGGATGAGCGAAAGACCTCTATCTATGAGATGAACGGGTTTAAATATATTTTACATGAAAATGAGAAGAAGGTTGTAAAAGAAAGATTAACGCTTGAGAGTAACTATGACCCACAGATGCTGAACGCCTTGCTGATGACGGATACGGTAAAAAAAGAAATTAGTTGGACGCCCGATGGGGAAGAGGAAATACTGGGGCGAAAATGTCAAAAATACTTATGCCACCACAACTTTTTGCATTTAAGCACTGAGGTATGGTTATACAAGGGATTCCCTGTGCGGGTTCATACCACCGACCCACAAAAAAATGTATCTATTACTGAATGTAAAAAGATTGATGAAAATATAACCATAGACCCCTCGAGGTTTGAGCTTCCTTCATGGGTAAAAAAATAGATATCATGCACCAATCACCAGCAAAAAAATATATTACAACAGGATGTCTTTTGGCAGCTTTAGCAGTAATGTTAGGAGCTTTTGGTGTACATGGATTAAAAGATATAACCAATGATACTCTTATATTAGATATTTTCGATAAGGCTGTAAGATATCAAATATACCATGCTTTTGCTATTATTCTATTGGGTATCGTTACGCAACAGTTTCAAATTTCATTCAAATATATATATCGACTTTTTATCACAGGGATTTTATTCTTTTCGGGATCATTATA is drawn from Bacteroidota bacterium and contains these coding sequences:
- a CDS encoding C25 family cysteine peptidase, with the translated sequence MKNKFYKQIFCLCCSVFIICNSYSQNLRFGNEWIDFGKRYFKIRVTSEGMYRINYSDFTNAGISAADIAQIKPNNFQLFYQGNEQPIFVSTTGSSMGSSDYIEFYGNRNDGVLDKALYTNPADQPHSYRSFYTDTAMYFICWGGNTVGKRYTEVNKTNYASYTAEAYFKHTELFAYWDFWYRAPTSTDYLELSDFTQGEGYMTGLLQKSKKSKATFKMLDYDSSEASPVLETEFYGKSQDINASNNIFHYSTIKISKDNKKFKTVLDTTFGMFDRMHVKLSLPQDSFHFDSMVYFMDTVPIKNLKVDNQAIAYISLTYPRKFNLRYSNSLSLKYEGKGGNETYVNFTNLADNGAAIYDVDNGYKIIPTLNGNYLQAIIPGASDIRRLYVCGNSAYKTIEGLQPVTMAKIDTSAGCNYLMVCHKKLMNSSKAFRDYRAKDSINTKPLLVWIDELYDQFYYGYHSPLAIRHFADYMLTYNNKKPEHLLLLGKGYLYYFARTLDAGKQVFLNSDLIPTWGYPGSDVFLTSGLDGTQLGPGIATGRIPAYDDMHVYNYLNKIVQYEGGRNNTDDAWHKKILHLGGGINAGQAANFKAVLSNLQNIAEGDSLGASVTSLYKYEPQPVTNSFAKPSQVLLNQGLGFTYYFGHGSTNILEVDLGDTLLGILKNQGKLPVMFFAGCQLGNCFDPYQDSKGEEWLFAQGRGAIGWMANTAFGFSSDLEQLGINVYTQTFKESYGKTFGQIAKKAIENYQNGRTDEFALMHSRQLIWEGDPALKFFSPSGPDYYLPTNDKVLPFSLSIYPQGITAVSDSFAIKIDAYNKGKSTSDSVILRVKRILPNGQIINYPDSIVLPPKWKQEYYYWIKSKDASTQGPNTFEVTINPTPNPRIIEYASKYGNNKATLKYDIPATGANIVFPYNYAIVNENPLKLQAQQSNSKFGNAVFIFQLDTNYQFKSNWNVSKVNASQLANVYMSLLNQDSTVYYWRVRLEKANGIDTSWQTGSFTYIKTISSGWGQMQTPQMFGASLHDIFLDNIDRRFLFSSRTGKTISMFSTGTSYSSRPYDARAYRIDNGGAVDGNLVYGWAIMALNPNDETIFNYKNSKYNAAKKGIFRFDTRTQAGIDAFVKHIDTIPTGYKVFIMKGDSTGDLSAANQKLYPLKQAFKLQLGGGGLIDKLGVKENWPFLLKGTKDGPLGSAREQTADLSGTSPLSPEKQIIGDYDQVGPKLTLGDMTSELIGPAKKWQTFYKDNEAKDNPSDSVWYDIYLYDTSGNEIPLIVNTNESSLSLDTVDANKYPNLRVKMYYNDDTLRTPQQIKYWLISYQGVPEGAVITNPSLPYVFIPNDSVSDGDSITIGVAFQNISRYDFDSLLVNATWTAANGNNAVFLNQTLKPLLSGDTIYIKQKLPTKGKLGKNTITISFNPDHAQAEQYSYNNQFSKSFYVFTDLENPILDVTFDGQHIMNNDIISPNPSIQISVTDENKHFLITDPSSIKLWITYPGQVEKELDMTSGLLTFSPADAKNRKAKIIFTPTNLPDGLYQLRSQAYDVVGNASAASDYRVTFRIINKPSITRIYPYPNPFTTKCHFVFTLTGSQLPDNMHIQIMTITGIVVKEIFKEDLGAIHIGNNITDYAWDGTDQYGDRLANGVYLYRVNAKLNGKEVEITSNNDDQYFKNGIGKIVILR
- a CDS encoding GNAT family N-acetyltransferase; the encoded protein is MYTENAPIVKCPDSEILWEQYYQLRYEVLRKPWQQIEGSEIDPSDETSTHAAAILNDEIVAVGRLHLIDGDTAQIRYMAASPLMQGKGMGGKVLQYLEVEGKKQGVKKIILQARENAINFYLSHGYQITGDGILLFGVIPHKWMKKIL
- a CDS encoding translation initiation factor produces the protein MGKNNNNNGIVYSTDPDFIKEGAGEAVEQTPLATQQKLKIFTDSKHRAGKVVTLVQGFVGRAEDLEKLAKTLKNFCGSGGSFKEGEIIIQGKHTEKIIKKLTELKYQIK
- a CDS encoding DUF423 domain-containing protein; amino-acid sequence: MGKKIDIMHQSPAKKYITTGCLLAALAVMLGAFGVHGLKDITNDTLILDIFDKAVRYQIYHAFAIILLGIVTQQFQISFKYIYRLFITGILFFSGSLYIITFLKIKLFEIPVAIGVLTPIGGFCFIAAWLGFAWQLYKKE